A stretch of DNA from Anopheles nili chromosome 2, idAnoNiliSN_F5_01, whole genome shotgun sequence:
TAAAGCTCTCCTTCCACGTGTGGCCTAAAAGAACGCAAATCACATCACACGGTTCCAGTGACTTCTGTCCGGTTTTGTGCGGTACTGTCTGGATTGGTTATTGGTTTCTTCCAACCGGGTCTGTGCACAACATGCCAACAATGGTGGGTTTGCAGCTGTTTGCATGCCTATTAACCGTCAGCAGCATCTCTGCTATTTGGAGTGACCTTTTCGAGTTACTTATCGTAGTAAATAATAGCATTGTATAAATGTATAACTTACAAAGTTACTGTTCAGTTTGTTATGCCTCTTTCTAGGGGGACACTGTTTCGACCCACAAAAGCAGCAGACTTAGATTCATTTACGCCACGAGCGATAAGAATGCCGCCCAGATAAAGATTTAAAACGGTAGCTTACAGCTAGTAATAGGGGAGGCGTGCGCGCCATTCATAGAAATCATCCACGCACAGCACCAAACGTAGTGTGAACTGATCTGTTTCGGTATGATCCCTGGCTACTGGCTCTACGGAAGAGACAAAACCCCTATCCTGTCGGGGTTTTGGGGGAAAGGGCCCTCGAATTAGTAGCGAATGACAAGGTGTTTTATGCTTAGCACTCGAAAAATATATCTCTTCTTATAACTCTATaacgttttgttgtttctcttTGTTTAGGGagtatgcatgtgtgtgtatgtgtttgtttgtgggtgCTTTTCTTATCTAGCTTCAGTTAAACTTGTGTACCTCGTCTATCGTTCAGCGTAGTACCCTTATTCTCTATCGCCGGGAGTAGCAAAACGGGCGAAGAATGTAAGGAGCGGTTCGATCGACCGCTCgcgatcgaaagaaaacagacTGGGCTCAACAGAAAAGCCTACAACGGGACGACCAGGTCTGAACTAATCCACAGCCTTGCACAGTTTTGTCTTTAAGTTCTAGTTCTAAACTTCTTCCCCCTCCGGTGGGTGCCTAATATCTAGCACGATCGAGTGAACTCTGTCTAAAGCCTGTTATAAAGCTCAACGAGCAACCACAAATGTCCAACGCGGGTCCAAGAAGGGTTGCACGAGAGAacgataaagagagagagagagagagatgtcaCCCGACACCAGTTCCCAAATCCACAAGTCTCACGTATTACTCCATGTCTGTTTTCTTGATCCTTCCGAAGGTACATAGTGCATACTCCTAATGCCTTCTCGTTCGTGTTAATTTAGAAAACGATTAATTATAAAAGTGAGCATAACGAGCGTAAACGAAACCGAAGAACAAACAGTACCGAAGTAGTAGTATCCTAGTATTGTTCTGGCTTGGCTCGCGAACACCTATCATTGCGATCGAGCATTTGCTGCAATTACTGACCATAACGCGACTAATAGGTAGTACTTAACCAGTTCCATCTCTTATTTCGTGCGCCCCTATGCGTCTTTTTAATAACAGGTTGTAGAATTTTTTTAACCACTAGATTTAGTATGTCTCTTTTGCTTGTCTCTAACTTACATAACGTTTTTGGGGTTgagtttatctttttttttctttcttcggttCAACAAGTTTACATTCTCTGCACGACGGGTTTATCTTATTTAGTGTTATTGATTAGTTTGTTGCTCTTTGTATTGCCCTACTCTGCTTACTAATTACGGCTCCTTAAATTCAAAATTGATATTAACCAGtcttttcaatttcaacttacatttttaccatttgTCGTTATTTTGCACCACTTGCTTGAATCGTTTCAATTGTAGTATCGCGTGTGTTCTTCATACTTGCATCGGACTATTTGCTCTGCCTAGTATTGTTAAGTGTCGTTATTTCGTGACGTTTCTTACGTTGTATGCATCGGTTTCACTCCAaatagctgctgctgctgctgctaccgtgTACTACCCACATTTGACTGATGTTGGCGCTGCTTTCTCTCCTGCAAGGAGTCTAGTGTGTCTAACGTAATGTTTATTCTTCCGCacgtagcgtttttttttcttcttattgtATGCTACCGGATAGCAGTCACCGGAACGGGTTTGTGATCGTTTGCGAGATATTCTTCGaaccaaagaaacaaaaaacgatgaTGATCGTGATACTTAAAACGGTGGAAATCGATCAAAACGTATATGAAGCttgaaaacataaataaagtTTCTCAATAGTACAAtattaaatgaataaatttattaaattcagCTGttgaaatacaaaaatatgagtaaaaaattaaaaaaatcttgtgatacaaaaataaaaataataaaaatcaaactgcTGCGACAACCTTCTATCCAGGGTAGAGCGCAAAACTAAAAATTTGGATGTGTAGAAACGAAATGGTGGTGGATTCAATCTATTTCAATTTCTATGCCATTTCTAAGGGAGCGTGCAGGATTGTGTGTGCCTTTCTTCAATGCATAGCCTTATCCGTTGCGAGCGGTACTGTATTAGACCGATCGTACCGCGGTTCATTTTGTTTAAGCTACAACAAATGTCCGTATTGAGTTCTCCTAACATACATATATAGGGATCTTTTAATTGTGCCAAGAATCGTAACGGTGAataaaaagcgagaaaaatgtgCCTGTGTGTATCGCGTGTGTCCTGTGACCATTCTTTACTGAGCTCTTACACAAAGTAATTCTAAGCTGTTACTGAATTTTTATTCCTATTTTACAATAGTTTTGTCATTTTTCCTACactttaaattatttcaatgtTATTTCATGCAATAAGTCCACAGAttcgtttttcctgcgtttaTCGTCCGTTCACGATAGAGTCCAGGGATTGCGTTACTTTTTAATTTACCTTCTATTTGTGTTGTTAATGCGATTCGCCTAAATTACTTGTGTAGAAAGTTATTGAACGCTCCTATGAGAAGCCACCATGTCCATTCTAACGCGTGGGGTCTCGTGGTTCTCTTTAGCTGATCAATCTCTTCCAACAAACAGGTTAGTAAGGTTTGGAACCTCGTACTAGCAAACGTATCGCTAACTCGACAACTGCCTAATCTCGTCGATGAATGATCATATTGGTCTTACATGCGtattatgtttaaaaaaagataCCTTTTACGTCACATTTTAAAGCATTAAACTGTATCTTTTGGTTTCTCACTAGTCAAAAAGGATCAGAAGacgcaaggacacacacacacacggcacaaGCCCGCTCGATACACGTAAGCGAATTCCTAATTTCCTACCAGTGGGAATAACAACTACAAACTGAACACATTCTTTTTGTAGCCAAAACTATATTCAATCGTGCACGGTTGCAAATCGGTGAATAAGGTATTGTTGGATGTACGCATAGTTGGCGggcaaaaacgataaaaaaatcgTACTTATATACGAGCATAGGTATTATAATGGTATATATTTACGTTATAATGGGAGGAAAAGATAGCaaatacaaaaagaaataataataaagcagAATAAGCTTATACGCAAACTGTAGCGCGCTAAGAATAACCAACGCTTTCCTCATAGGATCGGGTAGCACACATCTTGCTGGGTTCcttatttctgtttttttttgtctctcagTTTAGTTCAATAACACCTTTACACATACTAAAAAGCACTAAAAATCATAGCTAtagatcaaacaaacaaacgcagaGGATTTTATCTTACGGAACGAATTCCAGAGCTCAACGGATCGATAGACGGTGGGAAGTGGCAGGGTCGAGGGAAAGGGACCGGGAAGAGTAGACGCACAGGAGACACACATCCATCACTTAACATAGAGGAAGATCATCAGAGGAACTACTTGGAATATACAGGCGCAGGGAAACGAGAACAACGGCTAACGTCTATACTATTCTTCTTTATCGTATCGTATTAGAAaaagctggtggaaaacgtttgaacggaagaaaataaacgaaacataaacatCAACTCTAGTTTCACGCGCGGCTTGGCTGCGGTATTCGATACCGGGAAAcaactatttaaaaaaagataaacttCACGCTTTCTTACACCGCTTTTACGCATCCAACTCTCTTCGTATCGCTATCGCTGTCTTACTTatgggtttttgttgcttacTTCAACACATTTGTTTAACTAAACAGGGCTTCCTGGTCTTTTAATCTAAACTTCTCTTTAGTGTTTCAACGTTTCGCTTAATTctgggtgtgcttttgttgctcTACTACTTACAATGGGGGCTTGTTACATTTTTAGAATTgcagatttttttccttttttatcctttttttctcgctattAAGTATTTATTCTTAGACTTTCAATCTTTCAATTCTCTCTCATCTCACTCGTCCAGACTAACTTACTCGCTCATTCACGTTCTCACTCACATTCACACTCTATCAACATCTTTTGTTCATCCTTCctcgcttgcttgcttgccgtgtttctctttttttcggtcACCATCGAGCTCACTCCTCTACTTAGTTTAGCGCtatagtttgtttcttttttgctgtatCTAATCTGTTATTAAGTGACCGTTCTCTATCTATCACTAATCTCTTGTTGGCGAATCTTACCCATGCGCGCTTACCCCGCCCGGGATGTAAGCGTGACTTACGAAAATAAATCCTTAAAAAAACGGTTTGCATCCTTTCTTATCCTGCGCGGTTGGGATGATGCTGCTCTAAAGTTACCGTGGCGCTTCCCACTCGCGACATGTGTTCTATCCTTTGCTCCTCTCCGGCTGGAAGAAGGAACAAAGGAAAGACGAAAAATACCAAACGCCCTGCCGAAGCCCTGGCCTGTGTTGTTGTCTTGTCTGTGCGATTACCATCTAAAACCGTGCGTGTAAGTTCAATAAAACAATCGTGGCTTGTTCGTTTCCCTCCACTAGTTGTTTCTAAAAGTTATACAATATCAGTTCTCGCTCTTAAAACGCGTTAGGCGCGTTGTATCTTAATTACCGCGTGCTAGAGTCCAtatgttgttgatgttgattttttgtttttcacttagATGTTAggcgtttttgttgcttgtatTTTAGCTATAATCATACgttgtttaaaaaacaaaactctctAACTCGAAAGCAGGATTCTATGCATgggtgttgggtggaaaaaaggtggACATAGAGGCGTAGGGAAATCGATTGATCcgcgtagaaaaaaaaacaaaatgaaaggaaGTAGGAGCGGGAAAGGAGAATTAAAACATAACATACGGGGTGTGTCGTAGCTTGGAAGCAATCCTGCTCCGCGGCCAATATTATATTGAGGGCATCTAATGTACAGCATGCACGAACGCACGAGCGCAAGAACAAGAATCACCTCTTCCGAACAGAAGCAGCAGAGAGGGAACTGGccgcaaccaaaaaaagaggaaagaaaatctAAAACAGAAAATACTATTATAAGCCTATGATCAAGTTAACCGAATGATTTTCTATCGTTTAAAACCGGCCATTTCTTTACCTTACAGtttccttgtttttgtttgtatgtgcTTTGCTCTAGAAGTAAGCTATCGCATGAAACTATTCGCTATTGCGTCCGCGCGCACGGTCTCTCTTAATCGTTAGCTTTGATAATGATGGTAGTTTTACACTGCTTATCACCGCATTTTAACGTTACTACAAGTATCAATTAACTGCAAAGTTGTTTACCTAGCTTTAAAATCAAGGGAAATGTATGGAACGAACAGAGTGCAACTACCATTAATTATGTTAAGTCGAATCCTGCCGTGCGTTCTACATGTAGCCTGCAAATCGATTTGCTTCTCTCCTGTTCCCTTACTTCCAATACGGTGATCGTCGTGCCCCGCGTCAGCCTGGGACTGCCGTTTGCCTTCTTGTCATGCCAACTATAGCTCTAATCGGTTGCGAAAATTTGTCTCTCCTTTTACATCGTGTGCTACCCATGCATTAAAACATGACACCACGTACCACGCCGTGGCTCGGacgaaaagggaagaaaaatgggaaCGCGTTCGCAGGGATAGGCAGTTGGATCCGCGCAACTCACGGGAACTTAGCGTAAACCGTGGTGCCGTCTCTTCTCTAATACCGGTACAAGCGCGGGAgaaagaaacccaccccctcACGCGGGGAAGTGGCCTACTGAAGACGAAACGCGAGAAGCTTTCGCGGTGACTTACGATAGGGCGCTACAGAGTACAGTATCATTAGCAAAAGTACAAAATGAAGAAGCTATCGTTAATAGTTATTTATCGTAATTgtagttttaaaataaaatcaaagtgaaaaaaataagataaagtaaaaaataaacgaatgcaCAAAACCGCATTATACGTAcaatttcattcgcttcaCCGTAAAACAACATTACTACAGCGCGCAAGCTGTTTTGGGGAACGGCTGTTCTGGTTCCGAATTCAAATTGTTCAGCAATGTATTCTGTGTACGTCTCCTTCGTTTGTCGTGATAGAAGTTCAACAGTTACGTAGACGTCGCCAGGTTCTATCTGGCACCGATCGCGCACTTTCTGTACTATTACCAAAATATAGCAAAAATTCGATTAATGTTTCCTTGTCGGTACGTGTAGACGCGCGTGTGGTCAAAAGCGCCGACGTATTTTCAGGCGCGATTGAAAACACACCTGAGCCAAGCACAAAATTCCACTTTCACTTGAAACGCGCGTTTGCCAATCGTCTTCCTACTTGCTCGTGCGTGACACACGTGTGAGGAGGAAAATggttaaaaattgaaatatcaaACTAATTTATACACCTGGCCACACTGCATGGAGGAGCTCAGAAAGGATGGAGAAGTTTGAGCTCCAATGGAGGCGAAAAAATATGATACGATAATTTAgtacaataaaatatgaatttccATGAGAAAACGGAAACTGTTTACTCTTCAAAGCTATACGAACGCCGGACGCCCGAGTTTTCCTCTGCATGTGCCATCATTTTCAGCGCTAAATTTTCCTCTCCATTTACCTCGCGTGTGCGATTCCGTTCGATCCCCGAGCTGCTGCTACATCCTACATTCTAACGCGCATGTGTCTTATTCGTGTGTACATCATATGACTTATTCTGAATTTGTGTTATGTTTCCTCTGTTTTCTGCTTCTGCCACCGCTCTGACAACGTCCTCTTGTTCGCTTTCGCCGATCGTTTATACGGTGTACAAGGTGTTGTGTGAAAATTTACGGGTGAACGAGCGTGTGTCTATGTGTATAGGTAATAATTACTCTTATAATCTTTGCTAAgcatccattttccatccttATTAGAATCCCTCCAGTTTAATATGCTGTTTACCTTTAGTACGTTTATATGTAtctctatatatatatttataatgaagtgtgtgttttttcctcttctctcGCATCAGCGCCCGCGTTTAATTGATGATTCTCGCTATCTATTCTGCCGGATATATAGCGCCGCCCAAGGTGGCAGCGTGTTGCATGATTTGGGTATTCCGTCTGTCCGGGAGGAAACAAAATTCATCAACTTTCTCACCCATCACAACCTCGACATTgcgccgctgctgctgctgatgtgcTGAAACTGATGCTTTGCTCGGTCTATTATTGTTTGTGGCATCCAACGCAtgggtggtgtgtgggtgtgttgctgtgtgcatgtgtatatatatatactctAATTGTCCAGTTTCATCGCGCTGTTGTTTCATCGTCCTAACCACGCTGTCGCGCACTACTGCTCCGGTGGTGGCTCCGACAAGCAGGGCCGACCCGGCCACGACTCCACGGTGGCCGCACCGCGAACGGTCGAAGCAGCAGCCGGCAGGCCCATCTAGAACGCCTGGTAGGGTGGCTGAGAGGTGGCATCGCTGCCGGCACCGTACACCGAACGCGGCCGATTGTTGTACGAGTTCTGGTCGTTCTGGTAGTAGTTGTACCCAGTCgcggccgcagcagcagctgcagcaccgCCACCATAGGCCGCCGAACCACCACCGTACTCCGAGCCCGGCTTTGACGGACCACCGCTGGTTGGGCCGGCCGAAACACCTGGCCCGGCCGTCGGTCCCGACTGCGGACGCGTGTACATGTCCGCGGTCGAGCCGGCCGCAGATCCAGCCGTGTTCGGGGGCATGTTCCACGAGTTCCAGTTACCGGAACCGTATCCACCGGCGCTACCGGCACCGGAGTTGTTGTACATGTCGTAACCACCGTAGCCCTGGGTTTGCTGGGGCGTCGCGTTGTAATTGCCCCACTGCTGCGGCGGTGGCGGAGCACCCCAGCTCTGGTACGTATTGGCAGCACTGGCGGCTCCCGCTCCGTACCCACCGTAGCCCTGCTGCGGCTGCGACGTGCCCCAGCCCTGGTAGCCCTGGATCATGTTCGACTGCATGTTAATCGGCGGTCCGCCCATCTGGCCGTTGCCCATCGGGGGCGCCTGCGGCGAGCCCCACTGGTACGAGTCCGTATtcatgctgttgctgttgttctgGTTGCCATCGCGCGGTTCCGCCTTCTTCACCTCGACCTGCTTGCCGCTGATGTGCACGAAATGATCACTCGTGGCCCGCTCGACcgcgttctcgttctcgaACGACAGGAATCCGAACCCGCGcgatttcttcttctcctgATCGTACATGATGACAACCTCCATCACGTTGCCGTAGCGACAGAAGAACGTGCGCAGATCCGTCTCCGTGATGTTGGGCGGCAATCCGCCGAGGAACACCTTCGGATATCCGCCGGTGCGCTTCGGCTTATGCTGCGAGCGCGGATTGCACGGCTTCGGATCGATCGTGCGACCATCCAGCGTGTGCGGACCGTTCTCCAGCGCCCGCTCAACGTTCTCCGGATCGGCGAACgtcacgaaaccgaaaccgcgTGACCGGCCCGTCTCGTTGTTCTTCATCACGACGCAATCGATGACCTCACCGTACCGGCTGAAGTAGCGCTGCAGGTTCTCGTGGCTCGTCTCCCAGGACAGCCCGCCGACAAACAGCTTTCCCTTCTCATGATCGTCCAGTTCGGCGGGGATCATCTTTTTCGACGGGTGCATCTTTCTAGTACCGGTTCCGCTGCCTCCTGCCTCACTGTTCCGGCTCCGAGGGCCTCGGTgcggatggtggtgatgggggTGATAAACGTCGTTGCCTGAGGGATGCGTGGTGCTGGCGGTGTTGATGGTGCTCGTGTTCCCGACGCAACTCGTTCACCCACGTCCTAGCAGACACGCGTGTTCACTTACTGCGCCAGCCACCCGGACAGATGTCGATGCGGGATCGGAAACAGCCAGAAAAACGTCCGCGCGAAACCACAGGCAAATTAAACGCGCCGGATCACCAAAATGGACGACGCCGCCGTAGTCACGAGCGCGGAGTCGCACGCAggaagaaggaagcaaaagaaagacaaaaaaagcaaaataaaatatccatCAGTGTGCGTCGACGGTGTGATGCTGATCAAGCTGTATGggtatgtgtatgtgtacggCACGGCGGtggcgacgacgatgacgggCAAGGTGATTAACCGCATCATCTAGAGCGGCGCCTGGGAACCGccacaaaacgaaagaaaaccaaaaaagcaaaccgtcCGCGCGTCAcggggaaacaaaaattcacgTAATCACAATGAGTCCGGTCCAGATGGGACATTTATCTTTCGCGTACCACCATCGGGTCCAGTGTAAGGaattggttgaaaaaaaaatacacgccaATCCATTCACTTTCTACTTTAACCACAATTCCTACACACAAGAGCGCCATACATTATTCCGGCGACTCCAATGAAGCTACTCTTCCTGGACGCGCGGATTCCGGATGGAACCCGGAAACGGAGCAGATTGGAGGGAATGGTACGTTCGAAAAGCGGTCCAGAACCTCCCAGCGGCA
This window harbors:
- the LOC128721150 gene encoding heterogeneous nuclear ribonucleoprotein 27C, whose amino-acid sequence is MHPSKKMIPAELDDHEKGKLFVGGLSWETSHENLQRYFSRYGEVIDCVVMKNNETGRSRGFGFVTFADPENVERALENGPHTLDGRTIDPKPCNPRSQHKPKRTGGYPKVFLGGLPPNITETDLRTFFCRYGNVMEVVIMYDQEKKKSRGFGFLSFENENAVERATSDHFVHISGKQVEVKKAEPRDGNQNNSNSMNTDSYQWGSPQAPPMGNGQMGGPPINMQSNMIQGYQGWGTSQPQQGYGGYGAGAASAANTYQSWGAPPPPQQWGNYNATPQQTQGYGGYDMYNNSGAGSAGGYGSGNWNSWNMPPNTAGSAAGSTADMYTRPQSGPTAGPGVSAGPTSGGPSKPGSEYGGGSAAYGGGAAAAAAAATGYNYYQNDQNSYNNRPRSVYGAGSDATSQPPYQAF